One region of Zootoca vivipara chromosome 7, rZooViv1.1, whole genome shotgun sequence genomic DNA includes:
- the TMEM59 gene encoding transmembrane protein 59 isoform X2, with amino-acid sequence MAALRPSRLGLGSLLLLLLLAVGDEAARPELEPVPESLSESFEPALGNTAPCQRTCQSTYPLHTYPKEEELYACQRGCRLFSICQFVDDGIDLNRTKLECDSACSEAYTSQSDEQYACRLGCQNQLPYAELRRDHLMSLMPRMHLLFPLTLVRSFWSDMMETAHSFITSSWTFYLQADDGKIVIFQSKPEVQYIESPGQETQDLKEPSFRKASYLQPGGPQTHKGFFDEDESDNFFKCVSINSGWILTTTLVLSVLVLLWICCATVTTAVEQYVPSEKLSIYGDLEYMNEQKLNRYPTSALIVVKCKADEEEAGPLPTKVNLTQSAI; translated from the exons ATGGCGGCGCTGCGGCCGAGCCGTTTGGGTCTGGGGtctcttctcctcctgctgctgctcgctGTGGGCGACGAGGCGGCCCGACCCGAATTAGAGCCCGTTCCGGAGTCCCTCTCCGAGTCTTTCGAGCCGGCGCTGGGGAACACCGCCCCTTGCCAGCGGACGTGCCAGAGCACCTACCCGCTCCATACTTACCCCAAG GAAGAAGAGCTCTATGCCTGTCAAAGGGGCTGCAGACTCTTCTCCATTTGTCAGTTTGTGGATGATGGGATTGATTTGAATCGGACCAAGTTGGAATGTGACTCTG CATGTTCTGAGGCATATACCTCTCAGTCTGATGAACAATATGCTTGCCGTCTTGGATGCCAGAATCAGTTACCATATGCTGAACTGAGACGAGACCAT CTCATGTCCTTAATGCCAAGAATGCATCTTCTGTTCCCACTTACACTTGTGAGATCATTCTGGAGTGATATGATGGAAACAGCCCATAGCTTCATCACCTCCTCATGGACTTTCTACCTTCAAGCTGATGATGGCAAAATAGTAATATTCCAG tcAAAGCCAGAAGTTCAGTACATTGAAAGTCCTGGTCAGGAAACACAGGATTTAAAAGAACCATCATTTCGCAAAGCATCTT ATCTGCAGCCAGGAGGTCCACAGACACACAAGGGATTCTTCGACGAGGATGAAAGTGATAACTTCTTCAAATGTGTTTCAAT AAATTCTGGCTGGATACTGACAACCACACTTGTCCTTTCTGTACTGGTGTTGCTCTGGATTTGTTGTGCAACTGTTACTACTGCTGTGGAGCAATATGTTCCATCTGAG aaGCTGAGTATCTATGGGGATTTGGAATACATGAATGAACAAAAACTGAATCGATATCCAACTTCTGCTCTCATTGTGGTTAAATGCAAGGCTGATGAAGAAGAAGCTGGACCTCTACCTACGAAAGTTAACTTAACTCAGTCAGCAATatag
- the TMEM59 gene encoding transmembrane protein 59 isoform X1: MAALRPSRLGLGSLLLLLLLAVGDEAARPELEPVPESLSESFEPALGNTAPCQRTCQSTYPLHTYPKEEELYACQRGCRLFSICQFVDDGIDLNRTKLECDSACSEAYTSQSDEQYACRLGCQNQLPYAELRRDHLMSLMPRMHLLFPLTLVRSFWSDMMETAHSFITSSWTFYLQADDGKIVIFQSKPEVQYIESPGQETQDLKEPSFRKASLDLQPGGPQTHKGFFDEDESDNFFKCVSINSGWILTTTLVLSVLVLLWICCATVTTAVEQYVPSEKLSIYGDLEYMNEQKLNRYPTSALIVVKCKADEEEAGPLPTKVNLTQSAI; this comes from the exons ATGGCGGCGCTGCGGCCGAGCCGTTTGGGTCTGGGGtctcttctcctcctgctgctgctcgctGTGGGCGACGAGGCGGCCCGACCCGAATTAGAGCCCGTTCCGGAGTCCCTCTCCGAGTCTTTCGAGCCGGCGCTGGGGAACACCGCCCCTTGCCAGCGGACGTGCCAGAGCACCTACCCGCTCCATACTTACCCCAAG GAAGAAGAGCTCTATGCCTGTCAAAGGGGCTGCAGACTCTTCTCCATTTGTCAGTTTGTGGATGATGGGATTGATTTGAATCGGACCAAGTTGGAATGTGACTCTG CATGTTCTGAGGCATATACCTCTCAGTCTGATGAACAATATGCTTGCCGTCTTGGATGCCAGAATCAGTTACCATATGCTGAACTGAGACGAGACCAT CTCATGTCCTTAATGCCAAGAATGCATCTTCTGTTCCCACTTACACTTGTGAGATCATTCTGGAGTGATATGATGGAAACAGCCCATAGCTTCATCACCTCCTCATGGACTTTCTACCTTCAAGCTGATGATGGCAAAATAGTAATATTCCAG tcAAAGCCAGAAGTTCAGTACATTGAAAGTCCTGGTCAGGAAACACAGGATTTAAAAGAACCATCATTTCGCAAAGCATCTT TAGATCTGCAGCCAGGAGGTCCACAGACACACAAGGGATTCTTCGACGAGGATGAAAGTGATAACTTCTTCAAATGTGTTTCAAT AAATTCTGGCTGGATACTGACAACCACACTTGTCCTTTCTGTACTGGTGTTGCTCTGGATTTGTTGTGCAACTGTTACTACTGCTGTGGAGCAATATGTTCCATCTGAG aaGCTGAGTATCTATGGGGATTTGGAATACATGAATGAACAAAAACTGAATCGATATCCAACTTCTGCTCTCATTGTGGTTAAATGCAAGGCTGATGAAGAAGAAGCTGGACCTCTACCTACGAAAGTTAACTTAACTCAGTCAGCAATatag
- the DIO1 gene encoding type I iodothyronine deiodinase: protein MFKIRTLVQKFWILFEVCFFTAIGKICLILFPATVKRYILKQGGKSSMARNPNFNYENWGPTFFSLQYLLFVLKVRWQRLEDEASQGCPAPNTPLVDFRGEIRHILDFMQENRPLVVAFGSCTUPSFMFKFGKFKKLIEDFRFAADFLIIYIEEAHASDGWAFKNNVAIKSHQTLQERIQAAQVLLKENPSCPVVVDTMENLSSSKYAALPERLYVLQKGNIVYKGGVGPWNYHPEEVREVLEKLLN from the exons ATGttcaaaatcaggacacttgtgCAAAAGTTCTGGATTCTCTTTGAAGTGTGCTTCTTTACGGCTATTGGTAAAATCTGCTTGATCTTATTCCCAGCTACCGTGAAGAGATACATTTTGAAACAAGGGGGAAAGAGCAGTATGGCAAGAAACCCCAATTTCAACTATGAAAACTGGGGTCCAACTTTCTTCAGTCTCCAGTACTTACTCTTTGTCTTGAAAGTCAGATGGCAAAGGCTAGAAGACGAGGCGTCTCAAGGCTGTCCTGCTCCTAACACCCCTCTAGTAGATTTTAGAGGGGAAATACGTCACATACTGGACTTCATGCAAG AAAATAGGCCTTTGGTCGTGGCATTTGGAAGCTGTACCTGACCTTCATTTATGTTCAAATTTGGCAAATTCAAGAAGCTCATCGAAGACTTCAGATTTGCAGCAGATTTCCTTATAATCTACATTGAAGAAGCTCATGCCTCAG ATGGATGGGCTTTTAAGAACAATGTTGCAATTAAAAGTCATCAAACCCTCCAAGAGCGTATCCAGGCTGCACAGGTCCTACTGAAAGAGAATCCCTCGTGTCCAGTGGTTGTAGACACAATGGAGAACCTAAGCAGTTCCAAGTATGCAGCTCTACCAGAAAGGCTTTATGTCCTTCAAAAGGGAAATATTGTCTACAAG GGTGGAGTGGGACCCTGGAATTATCACCCAGAAGAAGTACGTGAAGTCTTGGAAAAACTGCTAAATTAG
- the LRRC42 gene encoding leucine-rich repeat-containing protein 42, with protein MSCYLYAENFPDRGSVYVRENGQLYKANEAPGINNSDPKPRPSRLFSKGFSVELYVNRENDNGRTDHFIFTYTKKGNLRYSAKSLFSLVLSYIADNIHHVDSLVDFPEQIAEKLFYAADARQKFTEPRTGLCALQKFIDAYGSLVLQSLCLKNGYLVISEKLEEIKSFRDLTCLDLSFCKLGDEHELLDHITNKTLSSLTRLLLKDNCLSDAGIRKMTAPVRVMKRGLENLSVLDLSCNPGITRLGLRYLLHFKKLNCFDISGTCLKDTNAVVCWIQTQMGLVHSEVPLKEFDHNSCKTEGWAEQTILQWEHAVQEAIKPQESLKSRTAAQLFYGKRARTEEPLEIETSENLQFYRPRAEMLNLPVLIGKSEELQTKKKRTSAEHKEQRFKSKQLSFSVADWDLLNSY; from the exons ATGTCATGCTATCTCTATGCAGAAAACTTTCCAGATAGAGGATCTGTATATGTTCGGGAAAATGGACAGTTATATAAGGCAAATGAAGCACCAGGAATAAACAACAGTGATCCAAAGCCAAGGCCTTCAAGACTCTTCTCCAAAGGATTTTCTGTTGAGCTCTATGTGAATAGGGAAAATGACAATGGAAGGACGGATCACTTCATCTTCACTTACACAAAGAAGGGAAATCTTCGCTATTCTGCTAAATCTCTCTTCAGCCTAGTTCTGAGTTACATTGCTGACAACATTCATCATGTTGACTCACTGGTTGACTTTCCAGAACAGATAGCCGAAAAGCTTTTCTATGCAGCAGATGCTAGACAGAAATTTACAGAACCAAGAACAGGActctgtgctttgcaaaaatttaTTGATGCTTATGGAAGTTTAGTGCTTCAGTCTCTATGCTTGAAAAATGG TTACCTAGTTATTTCTGAAAAGCTTGAAGAAATTAAATCTTTCCGGGATCTGACATGCTTGGATTTGTCCTTCTGTAAACTTGGAGATGAGCATGAGCTGCTAGACCATATCACCAACAAGACACTATCTAG TTTAACTCGGCTTCTCCTGAAAGATAACTGCTTGTCAGATGCTGGTATTCGCAAAATGACAGCGCCTGTCCGAGTGATGAAAAGGGGCCTTGAAAATCTCTCAGTATTGGATTTGTCTT GTAATCCAGGAATCACCCGTTTGGGACTCAGGTATCTGCTTCATTTCAAAAAGCTGAACTGTTTCGATATTTCTGGAACTTGCCTCAAG GACACAAATGCTGTTGTTTGTTGGATCCAGACACAAATGGGTCTCGTTCATTCAGAAGTGCCCTTGAAAGAATTTGATCATAATAGCTGCAAAACAGAGGGATGGGCAGAGCAG ACCATCTTGCAATGGGAGCATGCAGTGCAAGAAGCAATTAAACCACAAGAAAGCCTGAAATCTCGAACAGCAGCTCAACTTTTCT ATGGAAAAAGAGCCAGGACAGAAGAACCTCTTGAAATAGAGACTTCTGAGAACCTGCAATTCTACAGGCCAAGAGCAGAAATGTTAAATTTACCTGTACTAATCGGGAAGAGCGAAGAATTACAGACGAAGAAAAAGAGAACTTCAGCTGAGCACAAAGAACAGCGTTTTAAATCAAAGCAGCTGAGCTTTTCAGTGGCAGACTGGGACTTACTAAATTCTTACTGA
- the IFT25 gene encoding intraflagellar transport protein 25 homolog, with amino-acid sequence MKFTDYCLSSEGTDVIQATSSDEKYPPENITDGKSETFWTTTGMFPQAFIICFHKCVTISKLTIQCYCVQTLRIEKSISKDPVDFEECIEKELQHKEGELQTEEFSFPEIQATYLRFIILSGFDAFVSVHRVIAEGLTQDSENQT; translated from the exons ATGAAATTCACGGACTACTGCCTTAGTTCCGAAGGAACCGATGTGATTCAAGCAACATCAAGTGATGAAAAATACCCGCCAGAAAATATCACTGATGG AAAATCTGAAACCTTTTGGACAACAACTGGGATGTTTCCACAggcatttattatttgttttcatAAATGTGTAACCATTAGCAAACTCACAATCCAGTGTTATTGTG TGCAGACATTACGGATTGAAAAAAGCATATCTAAAGATCCAGTTGATTTtgaagaatgcattgaaaaag AGCTGCAACATAAAGAAGGAGAACTTCAAACAGAAGAATTTTCT TTTCCTGAGATCCAAGCGACATACTTGCGATTCATTATTTTGTCTGGCTTTGATGCTTTTGTGTCAGTTCATAGGGTGATAGCAGAAGGATTAACACAAGATAGTGAAAACCAAACTTAA
- the LDLRAD1 gene encoding low-density lipoprotein receptor class A domain-containing protein 1, translating into MNRIHPQNIEGASFGSTKSLFTANRGTIQGLQGCCKDCCACIPCTQQCICVAAIGLGILGVIATVIALVVTFGIPPHTPVNRFCVTSGNQTGFLCDNRENCIPASQVCDARQNCANGEDEQRTLCDDLPNNLPGYLIFYCGNRKVWIYVDKRCNGINDCGDCSDEVGTWASCPPCGPQWWGCTMVVFQMYCTCIPRHLCRDGVQHCSDWSDEYICTR; encoded by the exons atgaacagaaTTCATCCTCAG AATATTGAAGGAGCTTCATTTGGTTCAACAAAATCTCTCTTCACTGCTAACAGAG GTACTATACAGGGCCTGCAAGGTTGCTGCAAGGATTGCTGTGCATGCATCCCTTGCACCCAACAATGTATCTGCGTAGCTGCCATTGGTCTCGGTATACTTGGTGTCATCGCTACTGTCATTGCATTGGTGGTCACATTTGGCATCCCTCCACATACACCAG taAATCGTTTTTGTGTGACCTCTGGTAATCAGACAGGCTTTTTGTGTGACAACAGAGAAAACTGCATTCCAGCCAGTCAGGTTTGTGATGCAAGACAAAATTGTGCAAATGGGGAGGACGAGCAACGGACACTATGCG atGATTTGCCCAACAACCTTCCAGGGTACTTGATATTTTATTGCGGCAACCGCAAGGTTTGGATCTACGTGGACAAAAGATGCAATGGAATCAATGACTGTGGTGACTGTTCTGATGAAGTAGGAACTT GGGCCAGTTGCCCTCCTTGTGGGCCTCAATGGTGGGGATGCACCATGGTTGTCTTCCAAATGTACTGTACCTGCATTCCCAGACATCTTTGCCGAGATGGAGTACAGCACTGCAGTGACTGGTCCGATGAATACATCTGCACAAGATGA
- the TMEM59 gene encoding transmembrane protein 59 isoform X4 translates to MAALRPSRLGLGSLLLLLLLAVGDEAARPELEPVPESLSESFEPALGNTAPCQRTCQSTYPLHTYPKEEELYACQRGCRLFSICQFVDDGIDLNRTKLECDSACSEAYTSQSDEQYACRLGCQNQLPYAELRRDHLMSLMPRMHLLFPLTLVRSFWSDMMETAHSFITSSWTFYLQADDGKISKPEVQYIESPGQETQDLKEPSFRKASYLQPGGPQTHKGFFDEDESDNFFKCVSINSGWILTTTLVLSVLVLLWICCATVTTAVEQYVPSEKLSIYGDLEYMNEQKLNRYPTSALIVVKCKADEEEAGPLPTKVNLTQSAI, encoded by the exons ATGGCGGCGCTGCGGCCGAGCCGTTTGGGTCTGGGGtctcttctcctcctgctgctgctcgctGTGGGCGACGAGGCGGCCCGACCCGAATTAGAGCCCGTTCCGGAGTCCCTCTCCGAGTCTTTCGAGCCGGCGCTGGGGAACACCGCCCCTTGCCAGCGGACGTGCCAGAGCACCTACCCGCTCCATACTTACCCCAAG GAAGAAGAGCTCTATGCCTGTCAAAGGGGCTGCAGACTCTTCTCCATTTGTCAGTTTGTGGATGATGGGATTGATTTGAATCGGACCAAGTTGGAATGTGACTCTG CATGTTCTGAGGCATATACCTCTCAGTCTGATGAACAATATGCTTGCCGTCTTGGATGCCAGAATCAGTTACCATATGCTGAACTGAGACGAGACCAT CTCATGTCCTTAATGCCAAGAATGCATCTTCTGTTCCCACTTACACTTGTGAGATCATTCTGGAGTGATATGATGGAAACAGCCCATAGCTTCATCACCTCCTCATGGACTTTCTACCTTCAAGCTGATGATGGCAAAATA tcAAAGCCAGAAGTTCAGTACATTGAAAGTCCTGGTCAGGAAACACAGGATTTAAAAGAACCATCATTTCGCAAAGCATCTT ATCTGCAGCCAGGAGGTCCACAGACACACAAGGGATTCTTCGACGAGGATGAAAGTGATAACTTCTTCAAATGTGTTTCAAT AAATTCTGGCTGGATACTGACAACCACACTTGTCCTTTCTGTACTGGTGTTGCTCTGGATTTGTTGTGCAACTGTTACTACTGCTGTGGAGCAATATGTTCCATCTGAG aaGCTGAGTATCTATGGGGATTTGGAATACATGAATGAACAAAAACTGAATCGATATCCAACTTCTGCTCTCATTGTGGTTAAATGCAAGGCTGATGAAGAAGAAGCTGGACCTCTACCTACGAAAGTTAACTTAACTCAGTCAGCAATatag
- the TMEM59 gene encoding transmembrane protein 59 isoform X3, translating into MAALRPSRLGLGSLLLLLLLAVGDEAARPELEPVPESLSESFEPALGNTAPCQRTCQSTYPLHTYPKEEELYACQRGCRLFSICQFVDDGIDLNRTKLECDSACSEAYTSQSDEQYACRLGCQNQLPYAELRRDHLMSLMPRMHLLFPLTLVRSFWSDMMETAHSFITSSWTFYLQADDGKISKPEVQYIESPGQETQDLKEPSFRKASLDLQPGGPQTHKGFFDEDESDNFFKCVSINSGWILTTTLVLSVLVLLWICCATVTTAVEQYVPSEKLSIYGDLEYMNEQKLNRYPTSALIVVKCKADEEEAGPLPTKVNLTQSAI; encoded by the exons ATGGCGGCGCTGCGGCCGAGCCGTTTGGGTCTGGGGtctcttctcctcctgctgctgctcgctGTGGGCGACGAGGCGGCCCGACCCGAATTAGAGCCCGTTCCGGAGTCCCTCTCCGAGTCTTTCGAGCCGGCGCTGGGGAACACCGCCCCTTGCCAGCGGACGTGCCAGAGCACCTACCCGCTCCATACTTACCCCAAG GAAGAAGAGCTCTATGCCTGTCAAAGGGGCTGCAGACTCTTCTCCATTTGTCAGTTTGTGGATGATGGGATTGATTTGAATCGGACCAAGTTGGAATGTGACTCTG CATGTTCTGAGGCATATACCTCTCAGTCTGATGAACAATATGCTTGCCGTCTTGGATGCCAGAATCAGTTACCATATGCTGAACTGAGACGAGACCAT CTCATGTCCTTAATGCCAAGAATGCATCTTCTGTTCCCACTTACACTTGTGAGATCATTCTGGAGTGATATGATGGAAACAGCCCATAGCTTCATCACCTCCTCATGGACTTTCTACCTTCAAGCTGATGATGGCAAAATA tcAAAGCCAGAAGTTCAGTACATTGAAAGTCCTGGTCAGGAAACACAGGATTTAAAAGAACCATCATTTCGCAAAGCATCTT TAGATCTGCAGCCAGGAGGTCCACAGACACACAAGGGATTCTTCGACGAGGATGAAAGTGATAACTTCTTCAAATGTGTTTCAAT AAATTCTGGCTGGATACTGACAACCACACTTGTCCTTTCTGTACTGGTGTTGCTCTGGATTTGTTGTGCAACTGTTACTACTGCTGTGGAGCAATATGTTCCATCTGAG aaGCTGAGTATCTATGGGGATTTGGAATACATGAATGAACAAAAACTGAATCGATATCCAACTTCTGCTCTCATTGTGGTTAAATGCAAGGCTGATGAAGAAGAAGCTGGACCTCTACCTACGAAAGTTAACTTAACTCAGTCAGCAATatag